In Mytilus galloprovincialis chromosome 1, xbMytGall1.hap1.1, whole genome shotgun sequence, the following are encoded in one genomic region:
- the LOC143076557 gene encoding uncharacterized protein LOC143076557, protein MGPDGDHADIETIPDPSDLELPKTVDFDNNEELSVVVFDIETTGFGYDSEIVQLSAVCNKGEFDKYIIPTKPIHPKATEVTHLFSTGTRLYYKGQQLMTEPKENVFNSFIDWLPKNALLVAHNCKQFDAKILVTQMQPLASTILENLKDRLLGFSDTLPLFRVKFPKRKSYSQSSLAKDILKTTYNAHNALDDVKILKQLIEVDTTKEQLIENSFEVNEIERQLQMFNAKKHLLVSYNGVIREKVMSKALCDRAAGSGLSFEHIKSSFRRGGQDIVRSIFAEKTSNGKPRISNQKKL, encoded by the exons ATGGGACCAGATGGGGATCATGCAGACATTGAAACAATTCCAGACCCAAGTGATTTAGAACTACCAAAAACAGTCGACTTTGATAATAACGAGGAACTTTCTGTTGTGGTTTTCGACATTGAAACCACTGGATTTG gATACGATTCCGAGATAGTTCAATTGTCAGCAGTGTGTAACAAAGGAGAGTTTGACAAATATATTATTCCGACAAAACCGATTCACCCCAAAGCTACTGAAGTCACCCATCTTTTTAGTACTGGAACACGTCTGTATTATAAAGGTCAGCAACTTATGACAGAGCCGAAGGAGAATGTGTTTAATAGTTTTATTGATTGGCTTcctaaaaatgcattactggtTGCACATAATTGCAAACAGTTTGATGCAAAAATTCTTGTAACACAGATGCAGCCTTTGGCTTCAACAATTTTAGAAAACCTCAAAGACCGACTTTTAGGATTTTCAGACACACTACCATTATTTCGTGTTAAATTCCCGAAAAGAAAGTCATACTCTCAGAGCTCTCTTGCCAAAGACATACTTAAAACAACATACAATGCTCACAATGCGCTTGATGATGTAAAAATATTAAAGCAGTTGATAGAGGTAGACACAACAAAAGAACAACTAATTGAGAATAGTTTCGAGGTTAATGAAATAGAACGCCAATTGCAAATGTTTAATGCAAAAAAACACTTACTTGTCTCTTATAATGGGGTTATAAGGGAAAAGGTAATGTCAAAAGCCCTGTGCGATAGGGCAGCCGGAAGTGGGCTTAGTTTTGAACATATAAAGTCTTCTTTTAGAAGAGGTGGACAAGACATCGTTCGTAGTATTTTTGCCGAAAAGACTTCAAATGGGAAACCAAGGATCAGTAATCAGAAGAAATTATAA